From a single Planococcus shenhongbingii genomic region:
- the chrA gene encoding chromate efflux transporter translates to MTKQKYIEILKASTKLGLTSFGGPTAHLGYFRDEYVVKRKWLDDKAYADLVALCQFLPGPASSQVGISVGMLRGGIFGGFLSWFGFTMPSVILLVLFAMLMMNGSFDSGWIQGLKIVAVAVVAHALMGMGKSLAPDKPRIAIAVGSAVAILMMPTAWAQIGVIVLTGIIGYFLYRGIEAPEAVKLALTFGKKTGLAAWAIFAGLLMGLPLLRPVIESSYYAIFDIFYRVGSIVFGGGHVVLPMLEREVVPGWMSADLFISGYGAAQAVPGPLFTLSGYLGQVMGGGFGVLLAVVAMFLPSFLLVIGTLPFWSVIRTKSGVQAALKGVNAGVVGILLAALYDPVFTSGIRGPVDFGIAIIAFTMLVYFKLAPWIVVLITAILGAGAYAFL, encoded by the coding sequence ATGACCAAACAAAAATACATAGAAATTTTAAAAGCATCGACGAAATTAGGACTGACCTCTTTCGGGGGGCCCACTGCACATCTAGGTTATTTCAGGGATGAATATGTAGTAAAGAGGAAGTGGCTGGACGATAAGGCATACGCCGATTTAGTGGCATTGTGCCAATTCCTTCCGGGTCCTGCGAGTTCGCAAGTAGGAATATCAGTCGGCATGCTAAGAGGGGGGATATTCGGGGGATTCTTATCATGGTTTGGTTTTACAATGCCGTCTGTAATCCTATTGGTATTATTCGCGATGCTTATGATGAACGGATCGTTCGACAGCGGCTGGATCCAAGGCTTGAAAATAGTAGCGGTGGCGGTTGTGGCACATGCGTTAATGGGAATGGGCAAATCACTCGCTCCTGATAAACCGAGGATTGCCATTGCGGTTGGTTCTGCGGTGGCGATTTTGATGATGCCGACTGCTTGGGCACAAATTGGAGTCATTGTGTTGACTGGTATTATCGGTTATTTTCTTTACAGAGGCATAGAAGCGCCGGAAGCAGTAAAGCTGGCTTTGACTTTCGGCAAAAAGACCGGACTGGCAGCATGGGCGATTTTTGCGGGGCTGCTGATGGGCTTGCCGTTGCTTCGCCCGGTCATTGAATCAAGCTATTATGCCATATTTGATATTTTCTACCGCGTCGGATCAATTGTTTTTGGCGGGGGGCATGTGGTATTGCCGATGCTTGAGCGGGAAGTAGTGCCGGGGTGGATGTCAGCGGATCTCTTTATTTCCGGTTATGGGGCTGCTCAAGCCGTCCCTGGTCCGTTGTTCACATTGTCCGGTTATCTGGGACAAGTGATGGGCGGCGGCTTTGGGGTCTTGCTAGCTGTAGTTGCCATGTTTTTGCCGTCATTTTTATTGGTAATCGGCACATTGCCGTTTTGGAGCGTCATCCGCACCAAGTCTGGAGTCCAAGCTGCCTTAAAAGGAGTTAATGCGGGTGTTGTCGGCATTTTGCTTGCAGCTTTGTATGACCCGGTTTTCACTTCTGGAATCCGTGGGCCGGTTGACTTTGGGATTGCGATTATCGCCTTCACAATGTTAGTCTATTTTAAACTGGCACCTTGGATTGTCGTATTGATTACTGCAATTCTAGGGGCGGGGGCATACGCATTTCTATAA
- the kynU gene encoding kynureninase, with product MANADKREREDSLDRFKEEFYQGENQIYMDGNSLGLMSKRAETKLLELAGSWRSHGIDGWTEGSHPWFTLAEELSERIAPLVGALPHEVMVTGSITSNIHQMLSTVFQPTENRSVVVVDELNFPSDIYAVESHLRLRALEPEKSMRKIQSRDGYKLSLEDIVKQLTEDVAVLLLPSVLYRSGQLLSIREITQAAHQKGVLVGFDLAHSIGALPHDLHKDGVDFAVWCHYKYMNSGPGGTGGLYLHERHHHLLPGMAGWFGSDKTKQFDMDHSFTKAEGAGAYQMGTPNIFSMAPLLGSIEIFEEAGIGAIRKKSLQLTRLLRELVAEQIPELKDVTPDKDEERGGHIALAHEEAARICKALKEAGVVPDFRAPNIIRLAPIALYTSFEDVEKMVSRLKMIMDWELYKNYTNERNVVA from the coding sequence ATGGCAAACGCAGATAAACGAGAACGGGAAGACTCGCTTGATCGTTTTAAAGAGGAGTTTTATCAAGGGGAAAACCAGATTTACATGGACGGAAATTCACTTGGGCTGATGTCGAAAAGAGCGGAAACCAAGCTGTTGGAATTGGCAGGCAGCTGGAGAAGCCATGGCATCGACGGCTGGACAGAAGGCAGCCACCCGTGGTTTACGCTGGCAGAAGAGTTGAGTGAACGGATTGCCCCTCTCGTCGGGGCATTGCCGCATGAAGTGATGGTCACCGGATCCATCACTTCGAATATCCATCAAATGCTTTCGACGGTTTTCCAGCCAACGGAAAACCGTTCCGTCGTTGTAGTGGATGAGTTGAATTTCCCATCGGATATATATGCGGTGGAAAGCCATCTCCGCCTGCGTGCCCTAGAGCCTGAAAAGTCCATGAGAAAAATTCAGAGCCGGGATGGCTATAAGTTGTCTCTGGAGGACATAGTAAAACAATTAACGGAAGATGTAGCTGTTTTATTGCTGCCATCCGTTTTGTACCGAAGCGGGCAATTGCTGTCGATTCGGGAAATCACACAAGCTGCGCATCAAAAAGGCGTTCTCGTCGGTTTTGATTTGGCCCATTCAATCGGTGCGCTTCCACATGACTTGCATAAAGATGGAGTGGATTTTGCTGTCTGGTGCCATTACAAGTATATGAATTCCGGTCCAGGCGGCACAGGCGGATTGTACCTCCACGAGCGCCACCACCATTTGCTGCCAGGAATGGCTGGTTGGTTCGGATCAGACAAAACGAAGCAATTCGATATGGATCATTCATTTACAAAAGCGGAAGGGGCAGGGGCTTACCAAATGGGAACTCCGAATATCTTCAGTATGGCACCGCTGCTTGGCAGCATCGAGATATTCGAAGAAGCCGGCATTGGGGCCATCCGTAAAAAGTCGCTGCAGTTGACCCGGTTATTGCGGGAATTGGTAGCCGAACAGATTCCAGAATTGAAAGATGTGACACCGGATAAAGATGAAGAACGAGGAGGGCATATCGCACTGGCCCATGAAGAAGCCGCACGGATCTGCAAAGCTTTAAAAGAAGCGGGCGTTGTGCCTGATTTCCGCGCACCTAACATCATTCGGCTGGCGCCAATCGCTTTATACACTTCTTTTGAAGATGTGGAAAAAATGGTCAGCCGCCTGAAAATGATCATGGACTGGGAATTGTACAAGAACTATACCAATGAACGAAATGTGGTGGCATAG
- a CDS encoding cyclase family protein, whose translation MRNRKIYDISMELSGQTPEWPGDIPFQYELAATIEQSGSVNVGKVVTSTHIGTHVDAPFHYDNDGIKIDELPLDYYLTTAQVIDVRGKAEITRTDLPEVAPEVTAILLKTDSWNDRTEFPETWPLFDPTIAEWMAEQEIKLLGVDVPSVDAKTSKDLPMHMAMSRNERYILEGIVLNEVPEGIYQLVALPLKIKGAEGSPVRAILHT comes from the coding sequence ATGAGGAATAGAAAAATTTACGATATTTCAATGGAACTTAGTGGACAGACACCGGAATGGCCAGGAGACATCCCATTTCAATATGAACTAGCAGCAACGATTGAACAAAGCGGTTCGGTCAACGTCGGGAAAGTAGTCACCAGTACGCATATCGGGACGCATGTCGATGCTCCATTCCATTACGACAATGATGGCATAAAAATTGACGAACTGCCGCTTGACTATTATTTGACTACAGCACAAGTGATTGATGTAAGAGGCAAAGCCGAAATTACCCGCACTGATTTGCCGGAGGTGGCACCTGAAGTAACAGCAATCTTGCTGAAGACGGATTCCTGGAATGACCGCACAGAATTTCCGGAAACCTGGCCGCTTTTTGATCCAACGATTGCAGAATGGATGGCAGAGCAGGAGATTAAGCTTTTGGGCGTGGATGTGCCTTCCGTAGACGCCAAAACAAGCAAAGACCTGCCAATGCATATGGCGATGAGCCGCAATGAACGCTACATCCTCGAAGGAATTGTTCTGAACGAAGTACCAGAAGGCATATATCAACTCGTGGCATTGCCGCTTAAGATTAAAGGCGCAGAAGGAAGTCCGGTCCGCGCCATTCTCCACACCTGA
- a CDS encoding phosphatase: protein MSKHTVYFLSPHQHRGLMAEIWANRLELADWDIRSAAWGGQPTFTDTPFEIMKEIVLDLPEVQPRLYNSKEVSEADLIIALHDGEFDVADIPADLPAQKLVRWDIKNPELRTSDKSEQWALYQEVCDEIAMNIKKLEPYFRSVYM, encoded by the coding sequence ATGTCTAAACATACCGTATATTTTCTTTCTCCTCACCAGCACCGCGGTCTCATGGCTGAAATTTGGGCTAACCGCCTGGAGCTCGCCGACTGGGATATTAGGAGTGCTGCATGGGGTGGCCAGCCTACTTTTACGGATACTCCCTTTGAGATTATGAAAGAGATTGTATTGGACTTGCCGGAAGTCCAACCACGCCTTTATAACTCAAAAGAAGTAAGCGAAGCGGATTTGATCATTGCTTTGCATGATGGAGAATTTGATGTCGCCGACATCCCCGCTGATTTGCCAGCGCAAAAACTCGTGCGATGGGATATCAAAAACCCCGAACTGCGCACATCTGATAAATCCGAGCAATGGGCACTTTATCAGGAAGTCTGTGATGAAATTGCGATGAACATAAAAAAACTAGAACCTTATTTCCGTTCCGTTTATATGTAA
- a CDS encoding universal stress protein: MYQNIAVAYDGSDGSRLAFDKAIEFKKLLPNVKMTIIYVNEQFHESMGLMESGGAAAPRVVSANVDSTYAQFMPPDMESGPQRRTNDYVDTSIEFSKHMHNSIHQQLDSKGVEADVLALEGSAGKTIPAFIEEQNVDLLIIGNSGKSGLQKFFVGSVSRKLIKESSCSVLVVK, encoded by the coding sequence ATGTACCAAAACATTGCTGTTGCCTATGACGGTTCGGATGGAAGCCGCTTAGCCTTTGATAAAGCGATTGAATTTAAAAAATTGCTTCCTAATGTCAAAATGACCATTATCTATGTCAATGAACAATTCCACGAAAGCATGGGGCTGATGGAATCCGGCGGTGCAGCCGCTCCTCGTGTAGTTTCAGCAAATGTCGACAGCACGTACGCACAGTTTATGCCGCCTGATATGGAAAGCGGCCCTCAGCGCCGCACGAATGATTATGTAGATACATCAATCGAGTTTTCTAAGCATATGCATAATTCCATTCATCAGCAGCTCGATTCAAAAGGTGTAGAGGCGGATGTATTAGCATTAGAAGGAAGCGCCGGTAAAACCATTCCTGCTTTTATCGAAGAACAAAATGTAGATTTATTGATCATTGGAAACAGCGGGAAATCGGGACTGCAAAAGTTTTTTGTAGGATCTGTCAGCCGCAAACTCATTAAAGAATCTTCTTGCTCAGTATTAGTAGTAAAATAA
- a CDS encoding ABC transporter ATP-binding protein, with protein sequence MFSVLWKLRWFFKENWLRYTIAVGLLMVANVIEIVPPWLIGIAIDSIAQQELTSQLLWQYIAVLVISLVLAYLINFVWQYQLFGGAYVIERQLRSSLMGQFLKMTPTFYEKNRTGDLMARATNDLRAISETAGFGILTLVDSTLYMATIIVAMGYLVSWELTFFALIPLPILALVVQILGKKIHVRYTAAQDAFGGMNDSVLESVGGVRVIRAYVQERASEKEFSDMTNDVYEKNMAVERIDALFMPVTKVLTTISYMIGLGYGAVLVAEGTMSLGDLVAFNVYLGMIVWPMFAIGEMINILQRGNASVDRVNETLDYQEDVKDPSNPEFIDKPSHIGFRDFSFTYPQSSSINLQGINLSMNSGQTLGIVGKTGSGKTTFVKQLLREYPIGEGSVMMNGVELSDFTKDQLRSWIGYVPQDHVLFSRTIRANILFGKSDASEEDIQEAIRLSHFEKDLEMLPNGLETLVGEKGVALSGGQKQRISIARALIKNPEILILDDSLSAVDAKTEAKIIENIQAERSGKTTIITTHRLSAVQHADWIVVLDDGKVIEEGTHEDLLKTKGWYSEQFLRQQIEEV encoded by the coding sequence ATGTTTAGTGTGTTATGGAAATTAAGATGGTTTTTTAAAGAAAATTGGCTTCGCTATACCATTGCGGTCGGCTTATTGATGGTAGCGAATGTCATTGAAATTGTTCCGCCTTGGCTTATCGGTATCGCGATCGATTCGATTGCCCAGCAGGAACTGACAAGCCAGTTACTTTGGCAATATATCGCTGTCCTTGTCATCTCGCTGGTATTGGCTTATTTGATCAACTTTGTCTGGCAATATCAGCTGTTTGGAGGGGCGTATGTGATTGAACGCCAGCTCCGCTCAAGCTTGATGGGGCAGTTTTTGAAAATGACGCCAACCTTTTATGAGAAAAATCGGACTGGTGATTTAATGGCACGGGCAACAAATGATCTGCGGGCCATTTCCGAGACTGCCGGATTTGGGATTTTGACGTTGGTCGACTCTACCTTGTATATGGCGACAATCATTGTCGCTATGGGCTATTTGGTGTCATGGGAGTTGACGTTTTTTGCACTCATCCCATTGCCGATTCTTGCGCTTGTTGTTCAAATACTCGGCAAGAAAATTCATGTGCGCTATACAGCAGCCCAAGATGCTTTCGGTGGAATGAACGATAGCGTATTGGAATCCGTAGGGGGTGTCCGGGTAATCCGGGCATACGTACAGGAGCGGGCGTCTGAGAAAGAGTTCTCGGATATGACAAATGATGTGTACGAAAAAAACATGGCAGTTGAGCGCATTGACGCTTTATTTATGCCGGTCACAAAAGTGCTGACAACCATCAGCTATATGATCGGCTTGGGTTACGGTGCCGTCCTCGTAGCGGAAGGCACCATGTCATTGGGCGATTTGGTTGCCTTTAACGTTTATCTCGGAATGATTGTCTGGCCGATGTTTGCTATCGGTGAAATGATTAACATTCTGCAGCGGGGCAATGCGTCAGTGGACCGAGTGAACGAAACACTTGATTATCAGGAAGATGTAAAAGATCCGTCAAACCCGGAATTCATCGATAAACCAAGCCATATCGGCTTCCGAGATTTCAGTTTCACTTATCCACAATCGAGCTCCATCAATCTGCAAGGCATCAATCTCTCGATGAACAGCGGCCAAACACTGGGCATTGTTGGAAAGACAGGCAGTGGCAAAACAACTTTTGTGAAGCAATTATTGAGAGAATATCCAATCGGCGAAGGGTCTGTCATGATGAATGGCGTTGAATTGAGCGATTTTACAAAAGATCAGCTGCGCAGTTGGATTGGCTATGTACCGCAGGACCATGTGCTGTTTTCCCGTACAATCCGGGCCAATATTTTATTTGGAAAATCGGATGCCAGCGAAGAAGATATCCAAGAAGCGATCCGGCTTTCGCATTTCGAAAAAGATTTAGAGATGCTGCCGAATGGTTTAGAGACTTTGGTGGGAGAAAAAGGCGTTGCTTTATCCGGTGGCCAAAAACAGCGGATATCCATTGCGCGGGCATTGATCAAAAATCCGGAAATTCTTATTCTGGATGATTCTCTTTCTGCAGTGGATGCGAAAACAGAAGCGAAGATCATCGAGAACATCCAGGCAGAGCGTTCTGGAAAAACAACAATTATTACGACTCATCGGCTGTCAGCAGTTCAGCACGCCGATTGGATTGTAGTACTGGATGACGGCAAAGTCATCGAAGAAGGAACACATGAAGATTTGCTGAAAACAAAAGGTTGGTATAGTGAACAATTCCTCCGCCAGCAGATCGAGGAGGTGTAA
- a CDS encoding ABC transporter ATP-binding protein, with protein MGTGKRLLQYAMQFKGVLIWGLVLLAITVAADLAAPLVAKEIIDNHIAPAGGALNFEPIAYLLAIYLGLGVVAAVFRFLEYLYLQKGANRIIQKMRNDVYKHVQTLPIRYFDSLPAGKVVSRITNDTEAIRELFVTVLSQFATSFMYMAGIYVAMFYLNWQLAAMMLVLVPLLYGWMLIYRKFAAKYNHVVREKLSDMNAMINESIQGMTIIQAFRREKQMKEEFEEMNNKHYKFQQKLLILEATASYNMVGVLRSLVFVLFIWYFGTNAITANSAVTVGVLYAFVDYIIRLFNPISGIVNQFAKLEQALVAAERVFRLLDRSGEPVNDEKVARYRGNVRFENVWFAYEKEEYVLKDISFEAKQGETIALVGHTGSGKSSIMNLLFRFYDATKGRITIDGTDIAGMSRQSVREHMGIVLQDPYLFTGTIESNISLGDQRITRKMVEDALAAVGGDRVLKHLPGGIDEPVVEKGSTLSSGQRQLVSFARALAFDPAILILDEATSNIDTETEEIIQHAMEVLKKGRTTFIIAHRLSTIKNADRILVLDRGEIAEAGSHDELMKLGGQYYQMYQIQSGMSHTQHVG; from the coding sequence ATGGGGACAGGAAAACGATTACTCCAATACGCCATGCAGTTTAAAGGGGTGTTGATCTGGGGATTGGTGCTTTTAGCCATTACAGTAGCAGCTGATTTGGCTGCCCCGCTTGTGGCCAAGGAAATCATCGACAACCACATCGCACCGGCCGGCGGCGCATTAAACTTTGAGCCGATTGCGTATTTATTGGCTATTTACTTAGGACTCGGAGTGGTAGCGGCAGTATTCCGCTTTTTGGAGTATTTATACTTGCAGAAAGGGGCAAACCGCATCATCCAAAAAATGCGCAATGATGTCTATAAACATGTACAGACATTGCCAATCCGCTATTTCGACAGCCTGCCTGCCGGAAAGGTAGTATCCCGCATTACAAACGATACGGAAGCGATCCGTGAATTGTTCGTTACGGTGCTGTCGCAATTTGCCACAAGCTTTATGTATATGGCCGGTATTTATGTAGCGATGTTTTATCTGAACTGGCAATTGGCGGCGATGATGCTGGTGCTGGTTCCTCTTCTTTACGGCTGGATGCTCATATACCGGAAATTCGCGGCCAAATATAATCATGTTGTCCGCGAAAAGTTGAGTGATATGAACGCCATGATCAATGAATCCATTCAAGGAATGACGATTATTCAGGCGTTCCGCCGTGAAAAGCAGATGAAAGAAGAATTTGAAGAAATGAATAATAAACATTACAAATTCCAGCAGAAGCTGCTCATTTTGGAGGCAACCGCTTCTTATAACATGGTCGGCGTGCTGCGTTCATTGGTTTTTGTGTTGTTTATCTGGTATTTCGGAACAAATGCCATTACAGCAAATTCGGCTGTAACAGTGGGTGTCCTTTATGCTTTTGTAGACTATATCATCCGCTTATTCAATCCGATAAGCGGCATTGTCAACCAGTTTGCCAAGCTGGAACAAGCCCTCGTTGCAGCGGAGCGGGTTTTCCGCTTGCTTGATCGAAGCGGCGAACCGGTAAATGACGAAAAAGTGGCTCGCTACAGAGGAAATGTCCGTTTTGAAAATGTTTGGTTTGCTTATGAAAAAGAAGAGTATGTCTTAAAGGATATTTCTTTTGAAGCGAAACAAGGCGAAACAATCGCATTGGTTGGCCATACAGGTTCGGGGAAAAGTTCCATCATGAACTTGCTGTTCCGCTTTTATGATGCTACAAAAGGACGGATCACCATCGATGGAACAGACATTGCGGGCATGTCCCGTCAGTCGGTCCGTGAACATATGGGCATCGTATTGCAAGATCCGTATCTGTTTACAGGCACAATCGAGTCGAACATCTCGCTTGGCGATCAACGGATTACCCGCAAAATGGTGGAGGATGCGCTTGCTGCCGTTGGCGGAGACCGTGTGCTGAAGCATTTACCTGGCGGCATTGATGAGCCTGTAGTGGAAAAAGGCAGTACTTTATCTTCCGGACAGCGCCAATTGGTGTCTTTTGCCCGGGCTTTGGCATTTGACCCGGCTATTCTGATTTTGGATGAAGCGACATCAAATATCGATACTGAAACGGAAGAAATTATTCAGCACGCGATGGAAGTGCTGAAAAAAGGGCGTACCACTTTCATTATCGCCCATCGCCTGTCGACCATCAAAAACGCAGACCGCATTTTAGTGCTCGACCGCGGGGAAATCGCAGAAGCGGGCTCCCATGATGAGTTGATGAAACTTGGCGGCCAGTATTACCAGATGTATCAAATTCAATCCGGAATGTCCCATACCCAGCACGTTGGGTAA
- a CDS encoding YheE family protein translates to MLQHFKFKPMFENSQLPGWNISFFYKSERITGEYHPDGSIVWLSKQPADEENVKKMIHELMLFHVYD, encoded by the coding sequence ATGCTGCAGCATTTTAAATTTAAACCAATGTTTGAAAATTCCCAGCTGCCAGGCTGGAACATATCCTTTTTTTATAAAAGTGAACGGATAACCGGGGAATACCATCCTGACGGCAGCATTGTCTGGCTGTCCAAACAACCTGCGGATGAAGAAAATGTAAAAAAAATGATACATGAGCTGATGCTCTTTCATGTATACGATTGA
- a CDS encoding DUF445 domain-containing protein: protein MNSIITIVFMAVIGALIGGVTNFIAIKMLFRPYKALYIGSWRLPFTPGLIPKRRDELSTQLGRTIVQHLLTPETFKKRFFNEDMRQRMEAWIYKQLKAYVFESPRTINDWLEIAGQKNIDVRIGLKLDELVDRQAMGLRDYIEGKTIGELLPENWKEETEQKMIHGVKYGIDQGSDYFASIEGRQTVKTFFDEFLESRGRFGHMLHSLLGESKPIVDRIQPEIIKFLNSPKTFELIITLAYGEWEKLQDRRADELLKEFDFDPALDAVKQYVHEIANVEGRMDRTLAETWPTGLEWTSANFIPLLTDFVFEQGEVKLEDALQKIDIQSMVKEQVDSLPLSRLEELVLGISQRELKMITALGFLLGGFIGIFQGLFSLAMNTM, encoded by the coding sequence GTGAACAGTATAATAACAATTGTTTTTATGGCCGTCATTGGCGCCTTAATCGGAGGCGTCACAAATTTCATCGCCATCAAAATGCTTTTCCGCCCTTATAAGGCCCTTTATATCGGCAGCTGGCGGCTGCCATTCACTCCTGGCTTGATCCCTAAGCGGCGTGATGAACTTTCGACACAATTAGGGCGCACTATTGTTCAGCATTTGCTGACGCCGGAAACCTTTAAAAAGCGCTTTTTTAATGAAGACATGCGTCAAAGAATGGAAGCGTGGATTTATAAACAACTGAAAGCCTATGTTTTCGAATCGCCACGGACCATAAATGACTGGCTGGAGATTGCCGGCCAAAAAAACATTGATGTCCGGATTGGATTGAAACTGGACGAATTGGTTGACCGCCAAGCCATGGGACTGCGTGATTATATTGAAGGCAAGACAATTGGAGAGCTGCTTCCGGAGAACTGGAAAGAAGAAACAGAACAAAAAATGATTCACGGGGTGAAGTATGGCATCGACCAAGGATCGGATTATTTCGCTTCGATTGAAGGACGCCAAACGGTGAAAACATTTTTTGATGAATTTCTGGAATCACGCGGCCGTTTCGGGCATATGCTCCATTCCCTATTGGGCGAATCGAAACCGATTGTCGACCGGATTCAGCCCGAAATCATCAAATTTCTTAACTCGCCGAAAACATTTGAGTTAATAATTACCTTGGCTTATGGAGAATGGGAAAAACTTCAGGACCGACGTGCGGATGAATTACTGAAAGAATTTGATTTTGATCCGGCGCTTGATGCCGTTAAACAATATGTGCACGAGATTGCCAATGTGGAAGGCCGCATGGACCGAACACTTGCAGAGACTTGGCCGACAGGGTTAGAATGGACAAGTGCAAACTTTATCCCGCTTCTGACGGATTTTGTTTTCGAGCAAGGGGAAGTGAAATTGGAAGATGCCTTGCAGAAGATAGACATTCAAAGCATGGTAAAAGAGCAGGTAGATTCTTTGCCATTAAGCCGCCTGGAAGAATTGGTTCTGGGAATTTCGCAAAGGGAATTAAAAATGATTACTGCACTCGGCTTTTTGCTAGGAGGCTTTATTGGGATATTCCAAGGACTCTTTAGCTTAGCCATGAATACAATGTAG
- a CDS encoding YlbF family regulator translates to MTVNIYDDINKLESTFRSTEEFSKLKQAVEAVSADSESSQLFKNFRDLQITLQQKQAQGEEITEEEMVSAQATAQAAQADPKILAMLEAEMGLSQIIDEVNRVLIKPVQSLYESM, encoded by the coding sequence ATGACAGTCAATATTTATGATGATATCAACAAACTTGAAAGCACGTTCCGCAGCACAGAGGAATTCAGCAAATTGAAGCAAGCAGTGGAAGCTGTATCAGCAGACAGCGAATCGAGCCAATTGTTCAAAAACTTCCGTGACCTGCAAATTACGCTTCAGCAAAAGCAAGCGCAAGGCGAAGAAATTACTGAAGAAGAAATGGTCAGCGCTCAAGCGACAGCTCAAGCAGCACAGGCAGATCCGAAAATTTTGGCAATGCTTGAAGCCGAAATGGGATTAAGCCAAATTATCGATGAAGTAAACCGCGTTTTGATCAAGCCGGTTCAGTCACTATACGAATCAATGTAA
- a CDS encoding enoyl-CoA hydratase translates to MFKTIELTKQGRIGYLKLNRPQSMNAMNGKMMAELAECFESLLAESTLQVLIIHGDGRAFSAGGDIKEMMDPEHPMDIDVVMKEVTRLAKSLYTLPQITVAAIHGASAGLGFSMALACDYIIAEENSKLAMNFIGIGLVPDGGGHFFMKERIGVPKAKQLIWSGQILKAHDSLAKGLIDEVTAEGLALEHAENYAEQVLQSPVRARLASKHILHQLKVGELEQVLEMEAAAQSEMRKSADHLEGIQAFVEKRKPEFQGK, encoded by the coding sequence ATGTTTAAAACAATTGAACTGACAAAACAAGGGCGCATTGGCTATTTAAAGCTGAACCGGCCTCAATCGATGAACGCGATGAATGGAAAAATGATGGCGGAACTGGCGGAATGCTTTGAATCGCTATTGGCGGAAAGCACGCTGCAAGTACTGATTATCCACGGGGACGGAAGAGCGTTTTCAGCAGGCGGGGACATCAAAGAAATGATGGATCCTGAACATCCGATGGATATTGATGTGGTCATGAAAGAAGTGACGCGGCTGGCCAAATCACTTTATACCTTGCCGCAAATCACAGTGGCAGCGATCCACGGCGCTTCTGCAGGTCTCGGTTTCAGCATGGCGCTTGCCTGCGATTACATCATTGCTGAGGAAAACAGCAAATTGGCGATGAATTTTATCGGCATTGGCCTCGTGCCTGATGGAGGCGGCCATTTCTTTATGAAAGAGCGCATAGGTGTGCCGAAAGCAAAACAGCTGATTTGGTCTGGTCAGATTTTGAAAGCACATGACTCACTGGCAAAAGGATTGATTGATGAAGTGACTGCTGAAGGCTTGGCACTAGAGCACGCTGAAAACTATGCGGAACAAGTGCTGCAATCCCCTGTTAGAGCGCGGCTTGCTTCTAAGCACATCCTGCATCAATTGAAAGTCGGAGAATTGGAGCAGGTGCTGGAAATGGAAGCGGCGGCACAATCCGAGATGCGTAAAAGCGCCGACCATCTCGAAGGCATACAGGCTTTTGTAGAAAAGCGCAAACCAGAATTTCAAGGGAAATGA
- a CDS encoding YhzD family protein → MRTYKLTAYEQTGKLIIEETFTAENDEQAKDKGQAILEEKDFVNQTHRLASPAGKLLLFHS, encoded by the coding sequence ATGAGAACCTATAAACTGACCGCATACGAGCAAACCGGCAAGTTAATAATAGAAGAAACATTCACAGCTGAAAACGACGAACAGGCAAAAGACAAAGGGCAAGCTATCCTGGAAGAAAAAGATTTCGTCAACCAGACCCACCGCCTCGCTTCACCTGCAGGTAAACTCTTGTTGTTTCATTCATAA